TTCGGCTGTGTTTACCACAAGGACGATGGCCCCCAACATTGGTGGTTAACGGTGATATTCCCAGAGCACCAATTCCAGGGACAAGGGGTAAAGGCAAGTTTGGTTCTCAGGTAGAAGCTAAAATGAAGAACGCTCCCTCTACCCCCTACCCCCAGAgagaataagaaatcaaaagtaaaaatgtgGATAAGTCTTAACATTGGGTGCCTAATTCTCATTTTATGCTTTTGAGAGAAGACAAAGATACTCAATTTCTTCAGCCGTTCAGTAGCTGACTCTAGCAGTGCCAggcaattatttcttctttcagaaagATATGGTATAAGAAAATCATccatgtaataaatattaatgaactCATGATAAATCACATAtcgcacccccccccccaggtaTTTCGAAAACAAAACATATCACAGTCTACAGAGATCTGATCATGCAGAATGAGAAAAACCACCTCATCTAAAAGGGTCTTTGGGTCATCTTCTCCtaggaaggatttttaaaatcgGGAGTAGCCAGCTACCTAAACATACTGCATCCAAGAgttagacagaaaaagaagagattgaCAGGCAGGAAACTCCTTGCAGCCTGGACTTCCTGGTGTTCACACGGGGCATGTAGAGGGGGAAGACAGAGAAACTCGGGGAAACAagttaagaagaaagaaaagactgagatCTGGGGGAATAATCAGATTATAAAGCACAATGAAAGTTGTATTCTTGCCAGTATAGGATGGTATAAAAACCTAAAtaataatgtgtgtatatatatacttttcaaaaataagtttTCTCTCTAAAGGATGGGGGAGaggcaagaagaacaaagcccacaAAATCCATTAGCGAAACCCAAGATATTGCTAGACAGTTATTTTGAACATCACAATCCTGCCCCAtttacacttttgtttttttcacaccTCAGGATTTGCTCTTGGCCACTtagggatggagaagagaagcCCACAGGAAACCCAGGTAAGGACCCTTGTTTCTTCTGAAAAAAGTTGAGGTTAAAGGAAAATGCCCaccttaaaaaaaccaaacccacTCACGTGGCTGACTGCAGGCTCAGGGCCTACTTAACGCTCAAGTCTGAACTGACACTGAagttattttagttttgggtTGATAAGGGAGAAGAATCTAGGTCCCGCTCAAATGTGATGCTCTTTGAATCACTATCTAGCACTAGGTCTGTGACTAGAGAAAGGAGGCAGCAGTCGCTCTCAGCACCTTGAAGGATTCAAGATCTCTGcttagaaaagaaaaccaaagcacagaCACCCTGGGAGCTTGGCCTGCTGTTCTAAGCCAACAGGCATGGAAAGCCACGTTTTCTGGGATGTTAACAGaagcacacatatatattttctcactACAGGAAACTGGACCACATACTCTTCTTTCCCTATTTGCATTGCAATGGTATCAAGAAGAGTGTAGTTTAGATCtccttagttttttaaaatcaactttcacataaaaatatgcaTGTGCCTATATTTATACACATCTATAGTTACATACAATTGTCAAAGTCTTAAAGGCTGGGGTTTATATCTTtgcccatcccctccccccaacaacCCTAATAGAAaggtttttcattttgcttaaaaaaaccaaaacaaccaaAAAGACTGTATAGCTCTTAACAGTCACGCTGGTGGCTCAGTGAATGAGAGGACAGATTGGCGAATCAGGGCTGCCGATCAGCCACGGGGAAGGGGAGTAGCTGCCTTGGGCTGAGTTTGCTGGTCCTGAAGCTTACAGTTTTGGTTAGAGCCAGCCCTGCCTGGCATGCTGATTCGTCTACCTCGAACTGTGAAAGCAACGTCTCACCCTGGTGCCAGTTTATCACAAGTGCAGTAAAAATATAGAGATCTATCAAGTTCCACATTTATATATGCAATCAAATTGAAAAGGACCAGACAAACAGTGCAAAGGTCAAATAATGACTGTTTTATATTGGGACAGTACAGTTCATATTTcaaccaaaagacaaaaatgcaGTTTAACTCAAAGGCACAacaattaaaacacagaaaataatgaCATCTCTCAGATGCCTTATTtctaaattaaacaaacaaatacacaaattttgttcccttccctcccccaatGCAAGCCCACAAGCTTTTCCCAAAGTCTTGAGTTTCGATGCCGTACAGCATCCAGCATCATGGACTCGTGAGGCGCTTGAACGGAGCAATTACACAAAATGCTTGTGAGGTCTAGCGAATGGCATTCGAAAGGGACCTCAAAGTGCAGATATATCTATTCAAACGTGTTACAGGCTGAGCTGGCTCTTTGAACACTATCACTCTGCTTAAATTCAGGAAGCAggctttaaaaatgcaaaaggcaTACAAGTTGTATTTCAGTGCAAATCTTCAGCTGGTAATTGGAAAAGAttccaacaagaaaaaaaatcctttgtgtcacctgcccctccccctacccaaagctgaaatgaaaaaaaaaaacagaacaaaacaaaaacagaaggaattACAGATGACTTTGGAATCATTTAGGAATCCACTACTTCCAACTGAAACTTTTTTAATACATTaaagaatcattaaaaagaaaaaacccacaaaagtaATCTCGCTTTGTTAGACTGCTCTTCATGCATGGAAGGAGCTCCCATGTGGAGTGCCTTAGAACTTTACGTTGGTTGTGTGGAAGGTGGAGGCGCTGGAGGAGTTGCGAGGCTGTGGCGTGCTAGAGACCGCAGGCCAGGGGGAGCACGCGGTGGCCGCCCGCTACTGGTTCAGCCGCTGAGCCCTTAAGGTTGCAGTGCGTCTGTGGATTTTAGGAATGTTCTCATCACTTTGTGACACATACTCTGTTTCAGCGTCACAGATTTTTACAAATGGTTCAAATTCAATGAAAAAGATTCGCTGGAGGCTGAAAACATCAAGACCTCAAAAATatgaatgcaaaaatattaagGGGAGTGAACCAATTTTGTAGATACCTACATACAAAGTTTCTAGAACATCTATAAAAAGCACAAAGTcataagaatttattttccattacattagtttatataaaatgaataaatagtattTATAGATTTAATGTGTGTTATATACATGTGCTCTGTTTTAGCTTAAATAAAAATGCTACACAGTGGGAGACCACTTAAGGGAGAAATCATAACCAAAAAGAAATCAGCCTTTTCCACTGTCAACCCAAAAGCCTCCGTAAAGAAGTTTCTGGGTGTGTCCAAAAACACTAAGGAGAGGGATTCCAGCACCATTGTACCATCCCCTCCTGTTCACCTGCAACAGAGAGAGTAGCAATGTGGACTTTTCCTTTCACTGAAGATGGACACTAGCTCAGCTAGTGCCAAAGCTCAGTTATTGCTGAGAGTTAAATAGGAAAATAGATTAGAACTGGACCAAATGTCACTTATtcggagaaaaaaaaaaagagaggcatAATCACTTCGTGTTAAGTGGGAAATGGAGATCTCATTCATCTCtgaggtaggaaaaaaaaatgttccagaGACAAGTAGCATAACAAACTTCCAGGGGAAAGTGTGCCTTGGGGGAGCAGTACACAGCGCGGTCCCAAGAACGTCGCACAAAAAGAGATTGTACCATTTTGTTTGTGAGAACAAACAaggttggaactttgataagatGTGCAACCCCAAAGACATGCTATCAAGGTGTCAAGGTGTCCATCTTAAAGTGAGAATACTGCTCCCATCCCCGCGAGGCTCAGGGGACTTGGCGcggggtgtgggggggggtgtgtgGGGGTGTTTTCTGGAGGTATTCCTGACTCCTCACAGGGTGAGGTCCATGGTTAAGTGCTCTCAAATGCTGCTTTCGAAGCTTACTTTGGAGCGCTGAGATCAGGATCTCAACTTGAAAAGTTTGTTTCCTTCAGTTTCCTAAGCACAAGACACATTTGTACATTTCTGCTAGGCAAATAACACAGTAAGCCAGAAAACATTAAGAAAGGTCTGGTAGACTACACGGGGACaggaaataaaaggggaaattgcTGAGATGTGAAAGTTGCTTATTCAGTCTAAGAATTCTTGGGTGCTTCAAATTGATTGGAATGTACAGTCTCTCAGAGACAAATTTTTATGGAGAAAGAGAAGCTAGTGGATGCAATCAGAAACCCACAATCCTAAGCACTTCCTTGGGAACTTTTACAAAGCTGATTTTGGTGAAGGTGGTACACTGAAGTTTACGTGCAAGGGAGTTGTGGGCGGGTCCAATACACTACCTAATCCGATCCAACAGGGAGAACCATCCGGGAGGCCGCGAAGGGACCACTCTCTCTTATAGACCAAGACGCGTCTTGTGATTGTCCTGGAGCTTTATTCTCTTGATGCTGGAGCTGGAGTAGCCCTCGTCACTGCCGAGGCTCTGCATGCTTGCCCGCTCATCAGAATCACTCACACTGCTGCTGCTCCAGTCCAGCTCCCCCGTGAGATAGTCTGTGCTTTCAACGTCCACATCAATTTCTTCTGTGGggaggacaagagagagagacatgggtGAAGGCATTCTTCAGAAAACTCAGGCTGAATCAAAGTGGCTCCAGTCGAGCCCTTCTTCGGATGCTGGTGCCTAACTGttaaaaggaaagagggagctATTACTGGAGGTCACACTACCCAGCTTCTCTAAATCACGAGCAGGTTCTTAGCTCCTTCTCTGCCGCTGGCAGATGGGAGAGGGcaagggagggtgggggaagcGGGAGGGTGGCCgaggaggcagggacagggcTCACCCCTGTCAGAGTCTGAGCGCTCTGAGGAGACTGTGGAGCCAATGCTGTCCATCCGTATCCTCTCGATGCCCAGCTTCTCCAGCTGCCTCTTCAGGTGTCGCTGCTCTCGCTGAAGCTGGTCTATTTGGTGAATGGCTTTTCTGTCACAATCTTCAAGTTTCTGCAAGTCAAAGAGGCAGTTGTTGGAGCCCACAGGAAGATTTCAAAATTGGCAATGACCCTGCATCCTCCTGTCTAGCAGTGGAATacccaatcttcctcagaagccATTTGGTGTGTCACTCATTTAGCTTCTTGCAGAGACAGGACATTGACCGGGCAGTGACTCCTATCTTCACCTAACTTCTTCAGCATTGACAATACTGTGGGTACCTGAACCGTCACAGGGATTCTGGGGGTGAACTCTGACACTCTAGCATCCTGGTACTCCTCAATTTTGATGTTGAAAAGACTGCAGGCAGCAGCCAAACCTGGTCTCCCCTGTCTGCGGCGGTGCCCTGAGCTCCTAATTTCTCTGAACAAGAGCATTGCATGTGACGGTAGCTTAAGAAACTCACTTCCATTTAAATGGATGTTTATCCAAGTACACATCCCAATAACATGAGCACTTTTTTGTGTCATGCGAAATCTCAATTAACTTCTGTTAGCAGGAAATAGTCCCTTTTGAAGTCTCGATTCCAAATTGTCCAACATAAGAGCttagaaaatacatttccatAGACCATTTGTTTTTACAAATCTGTCCTCTAGCTTCTCATATTCTTCAGATAATTAAGACTGTTTAATTGTGGTTATTTTGCTGTAAACAGAGGTACTTTTCCCCCCAGAATTGTCATGTACGCGGGCTACTAACCATAATTCAAGTGATATTTGTCCAATCATGACGATCTAAACATGCTCGACAGTTATCCTGGCTGCGGCTCCCAGAGTTTGAATACAACTCCCTTACCCTTTGCTATTCAAGCTACGTACTGAGTGCCAACTCTGTTTCAGACCCTCTGGGAGGTGCTGGGGATACGAGGTGAGCACAAATATCCAGTCCCCTTCCTGGTGGAGTGTACATTCTAATGATGGAGACAACCAAATAGTCATGCAAACCATGGTCAGATGTTAACTGTGACAAGTGCTGACAGAGAGATACCCAATAACAGGATCACTAGTCCCAGAAAGGAGGTGACCAAGTCGGGAAAGTTTCCCTGAGTTAGTGATACCTgtgctgagatctgaaggatgacaAGAAGTTAACTGGGTGAAGAAGGGAGGGGACAGCATACCAAATAGAGGGAGCAGCACgtacaaaggccctgtggtaaGAGAGCATGACAagttcaaggaactgaaagaagggcTGGAGCAGAAAGGAGCGTATGGCACAAGATGCTGCTATATAGGCAGGTGAGGGCCAGTTCAGGCAGAGCCTGGGGCAGACCTGGTGACAGGGTATGTCCTGAGCcacagaagaattttaaacagGGTGACACACTGATTTGAGCTTTAGAAGGATTGTTCTTGGGAAGCATGGAGATTAGCTTGGAGGGAGGCCAGAGGAATACAGGGAGGCCTCTGAGGACTTTACTGCAGCAGACAATGGTGAGGCGAAATGGAAGTAGACCAGGCTGTGAAATATTCAGGTCTTGGAGAAGACTTAGACACAGATAGCTAAGGAGCAAGAGTTATCAAGGCTGAGCCTGGGTTTCTGGCTTGTACAGTCAGATGGACAGCTGGATGGACCCTATAACTTCTGGTGCATATGGGTGAGCAATACTTCGT
This genomic interval from Equus quagga isolate Etosha38 chromosome 5, UCLA_HA_Equagga_1.0, whole genome shotgun sequence contains the following:
- the MXD1 gene encoding max dimerization protein 1, producing MATAVRMNIQMLLEAADYLERREREAEHGYASMLPYNNKDRDALKRRNKSKKNNSSSRSTHNEMEKNRRAHLRLCLEKLKGLVPLGPESSRHTTLSLLTKAKLHIKKLEDCDRKAIHQIDQLQREQRHLKRQLEKLGIERIRMDSIGSTVSSERSDSDREEIDVDVESTDYLTGELDWSSSSVSDSDERASMQSLGSDEGYSSSSIKRIKLQDNHKTRLGL